AGAGTCATCTTTGTAGAATCTAAAGGATTCAAGAATGGTGGTCCCCACCATGTCTCTGGTTAATTCAGTCTGGTCCCTGTAGCACCCAGATGGATATACCTTTCTTCAAGCTCAACTAAGTAGTCCCAGTCACAGCCACTATGCTAGGTAAGGTATCTTCATCAGAGGAGATTAATATGGTCTCAAATACATGGTATGCACAACTGTTTGGGTAAATGCATTCTTTTCTATCCCAATCACCAAAGaggttcagtaaatgtttgcattcatatgaaatgaaatagataataaataatgATATTCATGAAATGGACAATGATAAATATTCACAGTTATGCTGTAGGACAATATTTACCCTCCCAACCTCTGTTGTAACATAATGAAGATATCCCATGGACCACCACATTGATCCATTACACTGATGACATTGTGCTGATCAGGCAGGAGCATGCTCTAGCCTTTCTCAAGACACATGCTCTCCAGAAGGTGGGAGATAAACCCTATGAAGACTCAGGGAACTGCCAAACCCATAAAAGTTTCAGGAGTGTGGTGCTTAGGGGCATGCAGGGACATCCTGcccaaaataaattataatatcttgaatgtttttccacaaagaaagcaCAATGCCTAAGGAGCCTCTTTGGGTTCTGGTAGTAGTAGAGTCCTCATCTAGTGATACTACTTTGGTATGATGAAAAAGACTGTCAGTGCCTAATGCGGACTGGAAAAGGAAAGGTTCTGCAGCAGGTGCAGACTTCAATAAAAGCAACCTGGCACTTGGAACCCATGATCGAGAAGACCATATGGTACTAGAAGTATCAGGGATGGGAACAGATACCATGCAGTTTGTAAAAATTTCTCCAGTGGGAGAATGACAATGCAGGTCCCTGCAGTTCTGCAGCAAGAGCATCCGTCTTGCAGTCTAGTTGTATGTCCTTTGAAAAGCAACTTCTGCCATGTTATTGGCCCCTAGTAGAgaatgaatgcataaccatggtAACCAAGTAACCATGTGACCAGAAAATCCCATCATGGACTGGTTCATGTCAGACCCTCAATATAGACAGGTTCAGCAACTACCCAATACAAGATGGAAGTGGTACATCTAGGATCAAGTATAAACAGGATAAGAGGGCCATACTAGCTCCAGGATTCCTCCTTCCTTTCATGCTTATAGCTGTGCGGGAGACACTGTATACCCAgttaaaggaggaggaaaaagccTGAGCTTGGTTTTCAGGTGGGTCAACTCAGTGTGTGGGTACAAGCTAAAAATGCTGCATTACAGTCTCACTCAGGGGTAGCCATGAAAAGCAGTGGCAGGGGATAGTCTTCCTTATGGATGGAGCTTTGGGAGATGCACTTAGATTTCTACTTTGTGTGGAAAGAGTAATGGCCTGAGGTGTGACTATACATGGATTCATGGGTAATGGTGAATGGCCTGGCTGGCTTGGTCTGGggctagaagaaaaaaaaattgatagatCAGAGATAAGTAGGTCTACAATACAGGAATGTGGGAGGACCTATGGAAGTAAGCATGAGTTGTGAAGATTTTTCTATCACATGTTAATGCTCATCAAAGAGCATCCATCATGGAAGAGGCACTAAATGACCAAGAAAGCAATGTGATCTGGCCTGTCATAAGCCATTGTGGTGCTGGCACAAAGGGCCAATGAAAGAAGTAATCAATGGTGACACAAGTCCAAGAATATGGAGTCTCACTTACTGGGGCTGATTTACATACTGCCACTACTGAATGTCCAAACCAAGACACCAAAGGTGAGctcccaatatggcaccatttctTAAGATCAACTGGTACTTGGTATCAAGTTGACTATGTTGAGCCAAAGGTTTGTTCTCACAAGAAGATACATATTCTAGGCATGTGTATTTCTTTCCTATCCAGAAGGCCTCAGCCAGTATCACTATCCAAAGGCTTACAAAATATATGATCCATGAGTATGGGATCCCATGTAACAGTGCATCAGACCAGAGGATTGTTTTCATCAAAGGGGTGCAAAAATATACCCATAACAAAAGGATCCATTAGATACATCACAAATCTCAACATCTCAAAATTCCTGGCTGAAAAGAGCATTGGAATGGCTTAAAGAACACACAGCTGAATCCTCAGCTCAGAAGAAATATTCTGTGAGGACAGGGTGACATCTTTCAGAATGCAGTATATGAAGTGGATGAAAGACCTTTATATGGTGCTGAATCCCTAGAGAGGAAGAGTAGTGTCGGGGTACCACTGTATGTAAGCTGGAATGGCTCTACCTACTGCCATTATTAATGACTCCTGGGGATTTCATGCTCCCCACACCCACAACCGTGGGCTCCAGAGGGTTGGAGGTACTTATCCCCCATGGTGGCATGCTTGTCAACAGGGACAGAGCAAGTGTTCTGCTGAACTTTAAGCTATCTATAGCTATGACCTTTGTGCTCCTTGTGTCCCAGGACCAGGAGGCAAGAAGAGAAGTCACCATCTTAGTATTGGTATTTGACACTGACCATCACAGGGTAGGGCTGCTGTTACATAATAGGGCAAGGAGGAATGTGTAGATCTCAAGTGTTCAGACTTCCTTACCCAATTTTGATGGTAAATGGGTGGGTACAGCAACCTGAGTCTGAAAAGGGCAAGGTGATCAACTtccgggaagatggtggaataaggatGGGCAGAGCTCACTCCCCCACCAAAAGAGCCTAGAGAACAAGCAGGAAATATCCAAAGCAGGGATTCTGGGGCTCAGGAGATCAGGGAAGGAACATTGCAATGTATAAGGAGATGCTAgatgaaaaaaaggagaaatacaacTGAGAAATTGTGCCTTACACATCTGGACTCAGAAACCAAGATCCATAATGGCTCAGTTTTTACCAAGAATCTGTGCAGTCAGATGTCAGCAGTCAGTGGCCTCTCCTCCAGTAGTTGGAGGACAGACAtttttgttgaaaaggctatctttTGTActggagcaattggacatccttaggcaaaaaaaaatgaacctcaacctaaacctcacaccttaaacaaaaaattaactcaaattgtaTCTTGGACCTAAATGTAAGCCATAAAACTATAAAGTTTTTAGAAAAAATCATGGGAGAAAACCACTGGGATCTAGGACTAGGTAATGAGTTCTTGGACTTCACTGCTTAAGCACAATCCATAGAAGAAAAAATGTTGATATACTGGACtgcatcaaaattttaaactttggcTCTGAAAAAAACttaagaagaggaaaagacaacttacagattGAAAGAAATCATTTGCAAatcatacagctcaccaatctagAATATATGGCGTAtgctcaaaactcaacagtacaaaaaaaatctagaaaaagggtgaaagacatgaaaagacatttcatagaagaggaaatacagatagctataaacaaatgaaaagatggtGAATgttattagtcatcagggaaatgcaaattaaagccacaatgacatatcactacacacctatcagaatggctgaaCTAAAAAGTGATAATGCCAAATGCTGTCGAGTATTTGGATAAACTGGATCTCtgatacattgctgatgggaatataaaataataaacccactctggaaaacatttgGGAAATTTCTTATAGTGTTAAAACGTATACTTAATAAACAGCCCAGCAAGTGCATTCCTGGACATTTATCGCAGATAAATGAAAACCTATGTCTGCACAAAatcctgtacatgaatgtttgtaGGAGACTTATTCATTATAGCCCAAAACTAgaaacccagatgtccttcaacagatgactagCTAAAGTGTTCCATCCATAGCATGGACTACTACTCTGCAACGAAAAGAAACAGACTATGATACACGCAAAAACAACTTGAGTGGACctcaagggcattatgctgaCTGAAAACAGACAATCTCAAAAGGTTGCACACTGTATGATTGTATTTAAGTAATATTCCTGAAACAGTAAAAATACAGAGATGAAGagcagattagtagttgccagagACAGGGACCAAGGGGTGGTATATGCACTATAAAGGGATAACACAAGGAAGCTACTTTGTGCTGATGGAACAGTTCTGAATCTTGATTGCGGTGATTACATAAATCTATACTTGTATAACAATTGCATAgaactacatacacacacaaatggacGCATGTAAAATCCAGTGAAACTGAATAAGCTCCGTGGTCTAATAGTATAGTACTATTGCCAATTTGGTGGTTTTGAAATAGTGCTTTAGTTATATAAGACCTTACCATCGGAGGAGTAGTACATGGGACTCAgtactatttttgcaacattttgtgagtctgtaattatttcaaaataaaaagttataagtattaattaaggggaaaaaaaggacatGGTGACCAAGGCTCAGACCCCTTGGAATGAGGATCTGGGCCTTGCCACCAGGTAAACCACTGATGCCAGGAGAGGTGATAACTGACTGTAAGGAGAATCGAGAATgcataacagaggaaataaaccAATTGCAGCAGCAGGGAATTAAGTTTTTCCCACTGATCTTTCTTTTCTTAGTTTCCCCTCAGAAAGATGCCCACCAGAATCCTAAAGCAGCAGCCCCCAAATGTGATATGGGAGACGGATCTCAGCAGTGGAAGGGGCAGACTGTGGCAGACAAGGAGATGCACCACACAGACCCCTCGGAGGAAGGACCTGCTGCTCAACTGCAGGGGAGTGGTCAAAGGCCCTCCAGCGGTCACTTTTCCAGAAAAGAGCTGCTTCATCCAAGGCTGCTCCCTTCCCAGGGCAGTCTGCCACAGGTGACTGAGCAAAACGGTGTTACAAAGGCTTGACCATCTGGCCTGTTAAGAGACACTTTGATGAGCAATACTTGCTCCAGAGCTCCCTTCCAGCTTGGCTTCATCCTCTGCTCACTCCTTTCCCATTTAGTCTCCCAACATTTCACAGGTGTAGAGCCACAACAAACATCCTGCACGCCAAACTACATCAGCATCTGCTTCCAGAGAACCCACCTGGTGACAGTTCCtgcctttattattttaattgtaaataACTAAGTATTTTAGTTGTAACAAACACAGCTTGGAACAGTTGAAgcaaaaaatggaatttattagaAGGATATCTGGTGGCACCTCACAGAATTCAATGATCAAGGCATGAATAGAACAGAAATGGATCTGAACATCAAGACAAGAAGCAGATACTGGATCACAATAAGGACTCTTTCTTAACTCTGCTTCCATGATGACTTCCTTCTTCTGCCTCACTACAGAGCATGCTTCTCCATGTGGTAGAAAACACAGCCACCGAGAGCTTCAAAATCTAAACCTTACAGCCTCAGCTGCTAAAACTCATTAACAAATGAGAGTCCCGTCTTTCAAGATGCTTTCTAGTAGGAAAGTTAAACATGCAATGATTATATTACAGTGAGAAATATACGTACAGGTCCGTATAGGTTGGATAGGCATTATTGAGAAGAAACAGGGCTTTTGTCACTGTAGATTTGCAAAAGTATACGATGAGAGATTGTACAAATCTCAAGGTACTGCTGTAGTTCAATGAGGCCAGAAAATAATGTGGAGTAATGATAAAGCACTCAAGAGATAGTGGTGAAGAGAGAGGCATGGGTTTGTATAAAAGTCCTTGCATACCATAATGAGTTTATGTTTTCATAACTCCACAGTGAACAAGCCTCACAATAGTTCAACAGGAGAGCGTACagagttgcattttaaaataatcactatGTACAAGTGTGAAAAATGGACTAAAGAGGAAGAGTGAAAGGTCATAGATAAGTTTACCAGCATTTAGGCCAGGTTTACATGTTGGACACCAGAAGCCTCATTGGTACATTTGTAGACTAACGAGCCTAATAAATTTCACAACCTAGACTTAATATTGCTGAAATAATCAAATCACTGAGGACTGACGTGTAGATTCCAAATGCCTACTGATCCATTCTGCTATTAAACAAAAGGCATGTTAGATAAATCTGGTTTTATTTAGGTTCAtttcatcttagaattctgcaaGTGACGTTCTTGAAACCAAAATATCAGGAATGTGTTTATCCATACAGAGAAAACCTTGTCAGGAGATATCAAGAGTCCACAAAGCAAGGATGAACAAAAGGCACCCTCGGGACTGGACTCAAAATTCAGACGGTGGCCTCCAGAAAATGCATTACTTGATAAAATAAATCCAATGTAAACTATCCTCTCTAGAACTGTGCACAATTGCAGGTTAGGGAACCTGCATTGTGAAAGAGTAAGAAAAGGCGATAGTTCCTGTATTGGCCTCATTTAGTTTTCTAACTCTGTGTAACTCATGTTTCATGGAATCCTAAATAACTCAAGTCTAAACATTAAAACCAGATTCTCTTCTTGATGTGGGGTTTGTGCTAGGAAACAATAAGGGGAATTATGGGGATACATTTTTGCAGCTTACCAATGTAAATTTCAAAAGCTGACATTAAGAATCTGTAATCTCAGAATCAGAGCCCTCTACTGACACATCAGAAATTGCAGAGTTACCAGTGGGTGTGACACACTGGGCCCAACATCAGATATTCTGATAAATTAGAGTTCTGTTTTGTTAATAACAGCCCTCCCTTATGACTACACTGGCcccataaaaaaaaacaaaacaaaccaacaaaaacttTGCTGTTGGGTATTAAATGTATACAGTAGTGCCAAACTTCAATTACTTAAGAGAAGGAAGTATTAGATTTAACTGCTTAGTAGTTAATGAAATAACCTAGAATTGGAGTTagggaaaatggggaaattttagagAATAAAGACTCCTGAGATCTGAGCAAGACATAATGAATCAATCTCTTGGGCTAGGGAAGAGATTAACAATGGATGAAAAATGAGTAGAACAAAGAATATCATCCTGTAACTAACTGGTCACTTATTGAGGTCCATTTCCCCCATCTGGTAAAATGATTTGGGGGTATTAGGAAGATAAAAAGGAAGTCTATAAATGTGAGTATGAATAAAAAACTGGATCCTTATAAAATTATCATGTAGAAGGAACAGGCTTATTTGCTTGTTGAAAATTCTGGTATGCTCTGGTTCAAAAATTATTCCCTTTTATTTAAATTCCCCACTTTTCAAAATGTTGCAAAACTggcaattaaaggaaaaaatagtgtTAGGACAAAGGTGCAATATACCATGCTCATACAATTTGTGCATGAGAAAAAGAAGCCTTGATTTTTGTTTGAATTCAGGCTCATTTTTGGACTCTTCTGAATATCATCACCATACAAATAGTATTGCTGATTTTACCAAACAACATTATAGACAGAACACAACCAAATTCTCACTAAGTTAAGGGATACATCATGAATTTTCAAAGGGAAGTACACTTGTATAATGGTAAGCTCTCAATGGGATGTTCCCATGTGGATGACACAGTCCATGAAGGTAAGTCAAAGgcaaatatttcaaatgaaataaggaaaatcTTTTTTCCTGATGCTTGTCCAGTAATCAAAGGAATTTGCAGGACAGCAAAATAGGCATCCTTGAATgtcaaaaatatatttctcatcacaaaattgtctatattttacatttttctaaaatgattCCTTAAGAGTGGGCTTctccaacttgaaaggtgaaatcactgccctcccccctacgtgggatcagacacccaggggagtgaatctccctggcaacgtggaatatgactcccggggaggaatgtagacccggcatcgtgggacggagaacatcatcttgaccaaaagggggatgtgaaaggaaatgaaataagtttcagtggcagagagattccaaaaggagccgagaggtcactctggtgggcactcttatgcacactttagacaaccctttttaggttctaaagaattggggtagctggtggtggatacctgaaactatcaaactacaacccagaacccatgaatctcaaagacagttgtataaaaatgtagcttatgaggggtgacaatgggattgggaaagccataaggaccacattccactttgtctagtttatggatggatgagtagaaaaataggggaaggaaacaaacagacaaaggtacccagtgttcttttttacttcaattgctctttttcactctaattattattcttgttatttctgtgtgtgtgctaatgaaggtgttagggattgatttaggtgatgaatgtacaactatgtaatggtactataaacaatcgaaagtacgattttgtatgactgcgtggtatgtgaatatatctcaataaaatgaagattaaaaaaaaaagagtgggcttctctgtgtgttttcaCAAGACACATCATGAAACACTTGGAATATAATAGCAGCATACAGTATCCATATTTCATCAtagtaaattaaaatacaaattgtaCTTGGGTTACATAGCACTTAAGATACACATACTTGAATGGATAAAGGTGTCTCACTAGAAGAGAAAAAGATGCTACACAGTAGGAATTTCTGTCCTTTAGTTGGCGTGCTGAGTAATATGGTTCACACACCTTTCTTTTGCCCATTCGGTATCAAGTATCAGCACTGCTACTCTATGGTTCCTGCCTTTGCATACTTATTAAAGGGGTTTTATACTGTGTCTCAGACTCTGAGGATGCATAAGACTTTATATAATTTGGCTTCTATTACTGAATATAACAGTCAGTAACAATAGACCTCTTACATATgccaacaaataagaaaaaaaagagatgtggTATTATAACTTTGATCTTATAGCTTGGTATTATAAATTTAGCAATAAGCTTTATTATCAGTTACCATTTTTGTAACattattaaaatacagaaatcagTGGTATGTAATGTGTCTTGGCAGACATCAGAGGCACTCTAAGGCATATGCATTCCAACCTCCCAATTACAATAAATTATCATGCAATTCCAAAATATGAAACATGTAGTACAAGAAAATAAACCATAAATACCTCTAAGAAATTTCTTATTCATAAGTTTGTTACAATGATTCAATTTATTCCATATTTTAACAAACTTCATACTTCAGAGAGAACATGTATCAACCATTTAGAATTGGGTACTTTTGGTACCCATGTTTATAAAGAGTGGATGGCTCCCCTTATAGCATTATATCTAAAGGATGtttacaatgtttttaaattgttagGTTTCTCTACAATATGAATTCCTCAATATGTAATATAACTGGATTACTTGCTGAAGATTATCCTATACTTAGTATTTTTGTAGAATTTTATTCCTGAGGGCATGTTCTTAAGTACAATGAActatcatttcttgataaaaactttcCCTCAGTTGCTGCATTCATGGGGTTTtccctcattcccagcactgggAAGTACCCTCAGTGGGAATTTTTCCAATGCTAATGAGATTTGACTTCTGGATGGCTTTATTTCTGTTAGCTGTGAATTTTGTAAGGTAGAAGGTTTGACTATGGTTTAAAAGGTTTTTGAAATCCACTGCATCCCTAGATTCACTCTACAAGTTCTaatatttatgtatgtttatCGGCTGAAAGGTTTGCCCAAACAACTTCATTTATAGAGTTCCTACAGTAAAAGAGTTCTCTGATATGTAAGCTCAAGTGACTATTATCTGAAAGACTGACCATAACTGCCTTTTCTGAAATACGACATATGATCTGCAAAACATTCATATTACTTGCATTCCTAGGACTTCTTTACTCTATGAGTTCTCTGATGATTAATGAGCTGTGACTTCTGGGAAAAGGCCTTCATACACTCATTACACTGAaaaggtttctctcctgtatgaattctctgatggttAACAAGCTGTGACTTCTGAGAAAAGGCCTTCTTACATTCACTGCATCCATAGGGTTTCTCACCTGTATGTGTCCTCTGATGTGGTATGAGGTGTGACTTCCGAGAGAAGGCTTTGCCACATTCACTGCATTcaaagggtttctctcctgtatgtaTTCTGTGATGATTAATGAGACTTGACTTCTCCCTGAAGGCTTTTCTACATTCATTGCATTCATAAGGTTTTTCCCCTGTATGGGTTCTCTGATGTCTAATTAGCTCTGATTTCTCAAAGAAAGCTTTCCTACAAAGACTGCATACATaaggtttctcccctgtgtgaatTCTCTGGTGAGTATTGAGTTGTGATTTCTGAGAGAAGGCTTTTTCACAGTCcctacattcatagggtttttctcctGTATGAGTTCTTTGATGAGTGGCAAGACTTGACTTCTCaccaaaggctttcccacactcactgcaatcatagggtttctctcctgtgtgagtcCTCTGATGTGATATGAGATGTGACTTCTGACaaaaggccttcccacattcaGTACATACGTAAGGTTTTTCtcctgtatgaattctctgatgattAGTGAGGCTTAATTTttcactgaaagctttcccacattcactgcattcatagggcttttctccagtgtgagttctctgatgccTAACGAGCTGGGATTTCctgctgaaggctttcccacatttaCTGCATACAaaaggtttctctcctgtgtgcgTCATATAATGCGATATAAGATGTGATTTCTGagagaaggctttcccacactgaATGCATCcatggggtttctctcctgtatgggTTCTCTGATGATTACTGAGACTCGATCTCTCTCTAAATGCTTTCCCACACTCACTGCATCCAtacggtttctctccagtatgaattgtCTGATGTCTACTGAGCTCTGACTTCTCAAAGAAGGCTTTTCGACAATCACTACATCCATACGGTTTTGTTCCTGTGTGTGTCCTATGGTGTGTAATGAGTTGTGACTTCctgctgaaagctttcccacattcccTACATTCAaaaggtttctctcctgtatgaattctctgatgattAATAAGATTTGACTTTTCACTGAAGGCTCTTCCACAATCACTGCACTCATAAGGTTTTTCTCCTGTGTGTGTCCTCCAATGTGATATAAGATGTGATTTCCGggaaaaggctttcccacattcaccacattcatagggtttctctcctgtatgtgTCCTCTTATGGGATGTAAGCTGTGACTTTTGGGAGAAGGCTTTACCACATTGGCTACagtcatagggtttctctcctgtatgagttCTATGATGTGTAATAAACTGTGACTTCTGGGGAAATGTTTTGCCACAGTTACCACAGCCAAAGGCTATTTCTCTTATATGCCTGCTTTGATGTTTCATGAGACTTGATTTCTTGTTGAAGCGTTTCCTACATTCACTGCATTCATACAGTTTCTCCCCTAAACGGGTTCTGTGATATATAACAATCTGTGACTTCTTGTAGATAACTTTGTCATATTTATCACATTCATAGTATTTTAACCATGTATCAGTTTCTTCAGGCTTGGTATGGAGAAATAATTTATCAAATACATTAAAGTCATCTGGTTTTGGTTTTTCATAATCTGCTTTTGGAATAACCAAATCTAAATGATGCTTTAAAATTATTCCATCTAAGCCACCTTCCTTGCTTGCTTTCCTTAAAGGAACAAAGTTCATACtcagattgatttttttcccaactgCATCACATTCGTGaactcttttcatatttttaagcaTGCCTTGGTTATCCTGGTGCCACACCATGTGACCATCTACTTGCCagatttcttctacaaagaaaacaaaaaaacagtgaatctttcTATGGTTGAgttaattgaattaaaaaaaaaataaagaaatgctaTGTTGAATGGTTTCCTGCTTTTTAAGGCTCAGTTTCCTAGTGTGAAATAAGTCCAAAGTATACTGCTTATACTCCAGTataaaagaaatactgaaaacaGAAACAGGGAACTGACAGATTAAATCAATCACCTTTGGTTGTTTCCAAATGTTTGTCAAGTGGAGAGAGAATGTGAAAAACAAGTGAAAAGCAATGAGGAACAAATAAAGGAGTACGGAAGAAGTACGGATCCGATGCTCTGAGGAATTAATTCACTCACGCAGCAGTACGTTAAGTTTCTACAATGTTCCAGGCAGCATGTGAGGCACTGGAGACACATAAGAGAACAAGACAGATAAGCCCTTGCAACTAAGAAACTTGTGTTCtaatgaaaaagataaagaacaaaatatgaaaaaaaggaaaaaatgcaactgtatggtatataaacataatgaagaaaatgaactgATTTGATAAAGAAATTGGATAAAAGCATTTCAAGATTGAGAGGTGGGAAATACTTCATGTACTATCCTCCTCACCCCACATTTtcacaaagttttatttaaaattgccaTAAATATCTTTATTATCAAGAAAGATACTTTATGTAACACATTTTCAAAACACATCATCATTCACCTAAGCTTTTCAggtacagaaattttaaattccatGTGTGCTctcaatgaaaatatcccaagaCACAAATAcccattcttcaaatatttttatagttcCACTGTTATTTATTATCTCATTCTATTTTCATTATCTTCACAACATAATCATTTATATTACTGTTTTAAATACTCTTTAAAaggcttgttttttaaaaacaacctCCACTTGAAAATTTTTTGTGTGAAGTCATAGCCACAGATATGAAGGAGAATCAGTAATATGAAAAACTTCTTAAGGATTTAAATGTCAGTTGAGGGCAATAAATCCTGGTTGGCGATATATGACATTTTGGAGGTAGAATCAACAAAATTTACTGATGGAATTGATGTGGGGAaataagggaaaggaaggaatcaAGAATGACTCCTAGGTTTGGTGTTTGAACAATGTGGTGGATTACGGTGTTAATTATTGGGTTGGGGAATAATGAAGGAAAGATAGGTTTGGAGATTAAAAACAGGACTCCATTATAGATCTACTAGTTTTGAGATGTATATGAATAGATTGAATAAAATGGTATCAGAGAATGTGAGAGTAGAAAAAAGAGTATTTGTAAATGAAACTTACTGACTTTATATTATTACCACATTACTAAAGTAATTAaacatttgaaattttcatacattactccaaaaatttgtttttaacttttctcaTTAGAAAAATGGGATTGCTTAGTATTTGGTTATTTGTGGTATATCCCAAGTCACCCCAGTTCTCTCTGGCACCTTCTCTGCTGTAGTCTAATGTATCATATCTTGATGAAATATCTTTCTAATTGGATTCTGTGCTTCCAATTACATCCTCTCTTCAGTGGccagaatgaatttttttaaatgtgaatcaggtaatattacttttatttaaaattatttaaataaatacaaactcCTTTCCATTGCCTACAAGTTGATCTATGATCTATAATCTAGTGTGGTTTCCCTAATTAGCTCACGTCAATTGTTCTAAATCACCACCAAagattcagattttaaaaaagctCACTTGAGCCCATTTCAAAGATGTCAACCAATCATGAACCCATTGAGACTAACTTTTACCTTCCCCCATCTGCTGTGTTCACATACACTCACCTGGAAAGTCTGAACTTGGGAATTCTCCATCTCTTATCCATGGCTCTTCTCCATGCTCCAACTTGAAGATGACATCTGGTTTCATAACTTCATACCCTGTTTATGGGAAATCACAAAGGATGTGGACCCAACTTGGCCTTAAGGGCCTCTGAAGAACGAGCAAGATTTAGCATCAGAGTTGGCCAAGTGAAGCCACCCATTTGTATCTCAACAGagtaaataattttcaaagttatAGTAATGGTCCTGGTGCTTAATAGGAACGAAGAATCTTTGACTTCTATAATTCAATTCCCAAACAATTAAATATTTcagagcctgggttcaaatcc
This window of the Choloepus didactylus isolate mChoDid1 chromosome 23, mChoDid1.pri, whole genome shotgun sequence genome carries:
- the ZNF84 gene encoding zinc finger protein 84 isoform X4 — translated: MNTLQESLSFEDLSVDFTQKEWQLLDPYQKDLYKDVMLENYSSLVSLGYEVMKPDVIFKLEHGEEPWIRDGEFPSSDFPEEIWQVDGHMVWHQDNQGMLKNMKRVHECDAVGKKINLSMNFVPLRKASKEGGLDGIILKHHLDLVIPKADYEKPKPDDFNVFDKLFLHTKPEETDTWLKYYECDKYDKVIYKKSQIVIYHRTRLGEKLYECSECRKRFNKKSSLMKHQSRHIREIAFGCGNCGKTFPQKSQFITHHRTHTGEKPYDCSQCGKAFSQKSQLTSHKRTHTGEKPYECGECGKAFSRKSHLISHWRTHTGEKPYECSDCGRAFSEKSNLINHQRIHTGEKPFECRECGKAFSRKSQLITHHRTHTGTKPYGCSDCRKAFFEKSELSRHQTIHTGEKPYGCSECGKAFRERSSLSNHQRTHTGEKPHGCIQCGKAFSQKSHLISHYMTHTGEKPFVCSKCGKAFSRKSQLVRHQRTHTGEKPYECSECGKAFSEKLSLTNHQRIHTGEKPYVCTECGKAFCQKSHLISHQRTHTGEKPYDCSECGKAFGEKSSLATHQRTHTGEKPYECRDCEKAFSQKSQLNTHQRIHTGEKPYVCSLCRKAFFEKSELIRHQRTHTGEKPYECNECRKAFREKSSLINHHRIHTGEKPFECSECGKAFSRKSHLIPHQRTHTGEKPYGCSECKKAFSQKSQLVNHQRIHTGEKPFQCNECMKAFSQKSQLINHQRTHRVKKS
- the ZNF84 gene encoding zinc finger protein 84 isoform X1; the protein is MNTWSLDAFFVSDKWWFLKSTNFKFCFTVSDGMEKPYHHESLSFEDLSVDFTQKEWQLLDPYQKDLYKDVMLENYSSLVSLGYEVMKPDVIFKLEHGEEPWIRDGEFPSSDFPEEIWQVDGHMVWHQDNQGMLKNMKRVHECDAVGKKINLSMNFVPLRKASKEGGLDGIILKHHLDLVIPKADYEKPKPDDFNVFDKLFLHTKPEETDTWLKYYECDKYDKVIYKKSQIVIYHRTRLGEKLYECSECRKRFNKKSSLMKHQSRHIREIAFGCGNCGKTFPQKSQFITHHRTHTGEKPYDCSQCGKAFSQKSQLTSHKRTHTGEKPYECGECGKAFSRKSHLISHWRTHTGEKPYECSDCGRAFSEKSNLINHQRIHTGEKPFECRECGKAFSRKSQLITHHRTHTGTKPYGCSDCRKAFFEKSELSRHQTIHTGEKPYGCSECGKAFRERSSLSNHQRTHTGEKPHGCIQCGKAFSQKSHLISHYMTHTGEKPFVCSKCGKAFSRKSQLVRHQRTHTGEKPYECSECGKAFSEKLSLTNHQRIHTGEKPYVCTECGKAFCQKSHLISHQRTHTGEKPYDCSECGKAFGEKSSLATHQRTHTGEKPYECRDCEKAFSQKSQLNTHQRIHTGEKPYVCSLCRKAFFEKSELIRHQRTHTGEKPYECNECRKAFREKSSLINHHRIHTGEKPFECSECGKAFSRKSHLIPHQRTHTGEKPYGCSECKKAFSQKSQLVNHQRIHTGEKPFQCNECMKAFSQKSQLINHQRTHRVKKS